Proteins from one Arsenophonus apicola genomic window:
- the mioC gene encoding FMN-binding protein MioC produces MTKVTLITGSTMGSAEYVAEHVAEILEKYGFDTEITYGPSLKELPIKGIWLIVCSTHGAGELPENIQPLAKEISEEKPDLSQINYGAIGIGSKEYDTFCGAIHILDLLLKDHHAKRVGELLEIDILEYDVPEEAAEIWIEKWKNNITDLNK; encoded by the coding sequence ATGACAAAAGTAACGTTGATAACAGGTAGCACTATGGGCAGCGCCGAATATGTTGCTGAGCATGTCGCTGAAATATTGGAAAAATATGGTTTCGACACTGAAATAACATACGGTCCATCCTTAAAAGAGCTACCAATAAAAGGTATTTGGTTAATAGTATGCTCTACCCATGGAGCAGGTGAACTACCTGAAAATATACAACCTCTAGCAAAAGAGATCAGCGAAGAAAAACCAGATCTTAGCCAGATTAATTATGGTGCGATTGGAATAGGCAGCAAGGAATATGATACTTTTTGTGGAGCCATCCATATATTAGATCTACTACTAAAGGATCATCATGCAAAACGCGTAGGTGAACTATTAGAGATTGATATTCTAGAATATGACGTGCCGGAAGAAGCCGCAGAAATTTGGATCGAAAAGTGGAAAAATAATATTACAGATTTGAATAAATAA
- the asnC gene encoding transcriptional regulator AsnC: MAENYQIDNLDRDILNELMRNARIPYAEMAKKFAVSPGTIHVRVEKMKQAGIIVGTRVDISVKQLGFDVCCFIGIILKSAKDYHTALKKLDELDEVVEVYYTTGQYSIFIKVMCRSIDELQDVLINKIQTIDEIQSTETLISLQNPIMRTINP, encoded by the coding sequence ATGGCTGAAAATTATCAGATCGATAATCTGGATCGTGACATACTTAATGAACTAATGAGAAATGCACGGATCCCTTACGCTGAAATGGCTAAAAAATTTGCGGTAAGTCCTGGTACGATACATGTCCGAGTCGAAAAAATGAAACAAGCAGGGATTATTGTAGGAACGCGGGTAGATATTAGTGTTAAGCAATTAGGTTTTGATGTCTGTTGCTTTATTGGCATTATTTTGAAAAGCGCAAAAGATTACCATACGGCCCTGAAAAAACTTGATGAATTAGACGAAGTGGTCGAAGTCTACTACACAACCGGACAATATAGTATATTTATTAAGGTAATGTGTCGATCCATTGATGAGTTACAAGACGTTCTTATTAATAAGATACAGACAATAGATGAGATCCAATCTACTGAAACTTTGATCTCTTTACAAAATCCAATAATGCGTACTATCAATCCATAA